In Oryzias latipes chromosome 15, ASM223467v1, the following proteins share a genomic window:
- the prkn gene encoding E3 ubiquitin-protein ligase parkin yields MRRLMIVFVRYNLGPGVAVELQEGASVAELKKVVGSQQGVPPEQLRVLFAGRELQSTSSLQSCDLPEQSTVHVVPPPSRSSSSQLLLFQEPQGSEEEQESLTRLDLSSSRLPATPADLTGTLKDGEMGDGGQRLQEEGELIPGTSVRSRSSFFVYCKTCRSIQPGKLRVRCRTCKQTALTLSRGPSCWDDVLIPGRIHGNCQSEGCCGNEGEFYMKCASHPTSDDDVSVALDLVMINNKNVPCIACTDIMGVVLVFQCSERHVICLDCFRLYCQSRLNERQFVHHAAIGYSLPCAAGCEDSLIKELHHFRVLGDDQYARYQQYATEECLLKMGGLMCPAPGCGAGLLPSDPCRRVECERQLGCGFVFCRECREAYHQGECRACQAPPMGDVEQGFVVDEEASRRGRWEQASQRLIQEMTKPCPNCSVPVERNGGCMHMHCALCQADWCWLCGVPWNRECMGNHWFG; encoded by the exons ATGAGAAGGCTGATGATCG TGTTCGTGCGCTACAACCTTGGCCCCGGTGTGGCCGTGGAGCTCCAGGAGGGGGCGAGTGTTGCCGAGCTGAAGAAGGTGGTGGGGAGTCAGCAGGGCGTCCCCCCGGAGCAGCTCAGGGTGCTTTTTGCTGGGAGGGAGCTGCAGAGCACCTCCTCCCTGCAG AGCTGTGACCTCCCAGAGCAGAGCACCGTTCACGTGGTCCCTCCCCCTTCAAGATCGTCCTCCTCTCAACTGCTGCTCTTTCAGGAACCTCAAGGCAGCGAGGAGGAGCAAGAGAGCCTTACAAGGCTGGACCTGAGCTCCTCACGCCTCCCCGCCACCCCCGCAGACCTCACAGGTACCCTAAAGGATGGAGAGATGGGGGATGGAGGACAAAGGTTACAGGAGGAAGGTGAACTTATACCTGGGACAA GTGTGCGTAGCCGCAGTTCTTTCTTTGTCTATTGTAAGACCTGCAGGTCCATTCAGCCTGGAAAACTCCGGGTTCGATGCCGGACCTGCAAACAGACAGCGCTCACACTGAGCAGG GGGCCATCTTGCTGGGATGATGTTCTAATTCCTGGACGTATCCATGGAAACTGCCAGTCGGAAGGATGCTGTGGCAATGAAGGG GAGTTCTACATGAAGTGTGCTTCTCATCCAACTTCGGATGATGACGTCTCTGTGGCTCTGGACCTCGTCATGATCAACAATAAAAACGTCCCCTGCATCGCCTGCACCGACATCAT gGGCGTGGTCCTGGTCTTCCAGTGCTCAGAGCGCCATGTGATATGTCTGGACTGTTTCCGTCTGTACTGTCAGAGCCGCCTGAACGAGCGACAGTTTGTTCACCACGCTGCGATTGGATACTCTCTGCCGTGTGCAG CGGGCTGTGAGGACTCGCTGATCAAAGAGCTGCACCATTTCAGAGTTCTGGGTGACGACCAG TATGCACGGTACCAGCAATATGCCACTGAGGAGTGCCTACTGAAAATGGGAGGACTCATGTGTCCGGCACCTGGTTGTGGGGCGGGGCTCCTGCCCTCTGACCCCTGCAGGAGGGTGGAGTGTGAGAGACAGCTGGGCTGTGGCTTTGTCTTCTGTAGGGAGTGCAGGGAGGCCTACCATCAGGGGGAGTGCAGGGCATGCCAAGCCCCGCCTATGGGTGATGTGGAGCAG GGCTTTGTGGTGGACGAGGAGGCGTCTCGGCGGGGCAGGTGGGAGCAGGCATCCCAACGTCTTATTCAGGAGATGACCAAGCCCTGCCCCAATTGTTCAGTCCCTGTGGAGAGAAATG GCGGCTGCATGCACATGCATTGTGCTCTGTGCCAGGCAGACTGGTGCTGGCTCTGTGGCGTTCCCTGGAACAGGGAGTGCATGGGAAACCACTGGTTTGGATGA
- the LOC111948736 gene encoding zinc finger protein 135-like has protein sequence MEDSEVELAVSESDALGADFITVELDTQPIEYVVKWAEVGSKFTISCVKKDSDDPGDLTAEQLKIETDEAFFAPYEEVYPCEVTEQSVEIKTDSDEDDESAQVEHEVLLEAGSSHLDGGADSDQADYEPVERQFRCSFCGKSYSHASSLYRHQQTHTGKGGTPPAAKRALEPAHQEARYTCPHCGMSFKGSRMLGSHLRLHGKRRIHPCNICGKEFNHSSSLSRHRLIHKKGKGIPKDAPFSTGVATLRLCGKNKKAKKQHVATAIIQSHGTDKFYACPQCDMTFRTSTQLSKHQVTHVKELLDSYTPGKENLGESSSDLKIRLKLCSRDKPNFYTLCKKNRRRRGGRAGRRGQSSEDDEMCGVEGMGHHVCTQCGKQFSHASSLARHQQTHRTSAGARGKQLHPTPGLPPSKTKTYTCSACNKTFMHSSSFSRHKKAHLEDGQVTAKRQKRPILDETAPLESDSE, from the exons ATGGAGGACTCTGAGGTGGAGCTGGCGGTTTCGGAGTCAGATGCTCTGGGCGCAGACTTCATCACAGTGGAGCTGGACACGCAGCCCATTGAGTACGTGGTGAAGTGGGCGGAGGTGGGCTCCAAGTTCACCATCTCTTGCGTGAAGAAGGACTCAGACGATCCAGGAGACCTGACGGCCGAGCAGCTGAAGATCGAGACGGACGAGGCCTTCTTTGCGCCGTACGAGGAGGTGTACCCCTGTGAGGTGACGGAGCAGAGCGTAGAGATAAAGACAGACTCTGACGAGGATGATGAGAGTGCGCAGGTAGAACACGAGGTTCTGCTGGAGGCGGGGAGCAGCCACCTGGATGGCGGGGCAGACTCGGACCAGGCGGACTACGAGCCAGTGGAGCGGCAGTTCCGCTGTAGCTTCTGTGGGAAGAGCTACAGCCACGCCTCCAGCCTGTACCGCCACCAGCAGACGCACACTGGCAAGGGTGGGACACCCCCTGCCGCCAAGCGAGCTTTAGAGCCCGCCCACCAAGAGGCCCGCTACACCTGCCCCCACTGTGGGATGAGCTTTAAAGGCAGCCG gaTGCTGGGGAGTCACTTGCGGCTACACGGGAAGCGGCGCATCCACCCCTGCAACATCTGCGGCAAGGAGTTCAACCACAGCTCCAGCTTGTCCCGCCACCGCCTCATCCACAAGAAGGGGAAAGGCATACCCAAGGACGCCCCCTTCAGCACTGGTGTGGCCACCCTGCGCCTCTGCGGCAAGAACAAGAAGGCCAAGAAGCAGCACGTCGCGACCGCCATCATCCAAAGCCATGGCACAGACAAGTTCTACGCCTGTCCACAGTGCGACATGACCTTCAGGACGTCCACACAGCTGTCCAAGCACCAGGTGACCCACGTGAAAGAGCTGCTGGACAGTTACACGCCCGGCAAGGAGAACCTGGGTGAGAGCTCATCTGACCTCAAGATCCGCCTAAAGCTCTGCTCACGGGATAAGCCCAACTTTTACACCCTCTGCAAGAAGAACCGACGTCGCCGGGGGGGCCGGGCTGGCAGGCGGGGCCAGTCCTCTGAAGACGACGAGATGTGCGGCGTAGAAGGAATGGGCCACCATGTCTGCACCCAATGCGGGAAGCAGTTTAGCCACGCTTCCAGTCTGGCACGACACCAGCAGACCCACAGGACGAGCGCTGGCGCCCGAGGGAAGCAGCTTCACCCCACGCCTGGACTCCCCCCCTCAAAGACCAAGACCTACACTTGCTCAGCCTGCAACAAGACCTTCATGCACTCGTCCAGTTTCTCACGTCACAAGAAAGCCCACCTCGAGGACGGCCAGGTCACCGCAAAGCGTCAGAAGAGACCTATCCTGGACGAAACCGCGCCCCTCGAGTCGGACTCAGAGTGa